From Paenibacillus sp. PK3_47, the proteins below share one genomic window:
- a CDS encoding alpha/beta hydrolase — translation MGQLTERKHSFQGTEVYYYTTGNPDGEAIVLLHAAYSDHHIFREQFGALGSQYFLIAIDMLGHGSTRAEKSNLDFSHMPEIIHHILSENKVAKAHLLGVSLGSLVAQAAACQYPSIVRSVCIVGGYSIHKDNKDILRKQRKEMLRSLIYIIFSMEKFKSYVVETAVHSENGKEAFREGIRHFTRQSFKAMGGMGKLFRPAVEPAEYPLLIVCGAYDLELIRTAGQRLQRLEPKSQYAEISGAGHCANIDNPAAFNQVYLEFIRSLSLDPS, via the coding sequence ATGGGACAGCTGACGGAACGGAAGCATTCCTTTCAGGGGACAGAGGTGTACTATTATACAACCGGCAATCCGGATGGAGAGGCCATTGTGCTGCTGCATGCCGCTTATAGTGACCATCATATTTTCAGGGAGCAGTTCGGAGCGTTAGGCAGCCAGTATTTTCTGATCGCCATTGATATGCTTGGCCACGGAAGCACCAGGGCAGAGAAGTCCAACCTGGATTTCAGCCATATGCCGGAGATTATCCATCACATCCTGTCAGAAAATAAAGTGGCTAAAGCCCATCTGCTGGGCGTATCCCTCGGATCGCTCGTTGCGCAGGCTGCAGCATGCCAGTATCCGTCCATAGTCCGGTCAGTCTGCATCGTCGGGGGATATTCCATCCATAAGGACAACAAGGACATCCTCAGGAAACAGAGGAAGGAAATGCTGCGTTCACTGATTTATATTATTTTCTCCATGGAGAAATTTAAAAGTTACGTAGTGGAAACGGCAGTACACTCGGAGAATGGAAAGGAAGCCTTCCGGGAGGGTATCCGGCACTTCACCAGGCAATCCTTTAAGGCCATGGGGGGAATGGGCAAGCTGTTCAGACCGGCAGTGGAACCTGCAGAATATCCGCTGCTGATCGTATGCGGAGCATATGATCTGGAGCTGATCCGGACAGCCGGCCAAAGATTACAGAGACTGGAGCCGAAATCCCAATATGCTGAAATCAGCGGCGCCGGACATTGTGCAAATATCGACAATCCTGCTGCTTTTAATCAAGTGTATCTGGAATTTA